The genomic segment CCGGGCGAGCTGGTCACTTCAGCCAGGGGAGACGCTGGACCAGGGGGAGCTTCGCCCAGACTCGGCCGAGGCCGAGGGTGTTGCCGGCGCCCACCAGGGCCAGACCGGCCAGCAGACCCGCGTAGATGAGGTGGTCGTCCATGAAGGGGTTGTTCGCCGGGGGCAGCACGGCCGTCCACATCAGGACCAGGAGCAGCCCGCCGGCGACGGCGGCGATCCGGATGCCGATGCCGAGCATGAGCGCGACACCGATGCCGAGCAGGCCGAGCATGAACAGCCAGTCCGCCCAGGCCGCGCCGGCCAGGTTCTGGTAGAAGCCCGCGAACGGTCCCTCGACGGCGTTGCCGAGGAAGCCCTTGGTCGGGCTGCCGCCGTTGATCCAGGCGTTCTTCGCCGGGGTCTCGTGGCCGAGGCCGAACATCTTGTCGAGGAAGGCCCAGAGGAACACCCAGCCCAGGGCGAGCCGCAGACCGGCCCAGACGTACCGGGTGGCCTTCTGGCGGGTGGTCTCGGTGTGCGCCGCCGGAGCGGTGGTGACGGCGGGGGTCCGCTTGACGGCGGGGGTCCGCTCGATTGTCGCGGTCATTGTCTCCACGTCCCTTCCTTGCCTCGCACCGCGCTTCCCGGTGGCACATTCATTCCACCGCCGCGCCGTCTCCCGGAGCAGGGCCGAGCGGTGCCCTCCTGACCGGGTCCTTGGTCCCGTCCGGACCCGGTCCGGTCGGCCCGTCGCGGCCGGTCCGCCGCCCCTGACCAGGGCGTACGCCGGCGGCCTACCGTCGCAGGTGAAGACCCGGCACGAGGAGGTCGTGATGAGGACGTGGCAGGTGGCAGACGTGATGACCAGGGACGTCGCCACGGTGACGGCGGAGACGCCGTACCGCGAGATCGTCGACGTGCTGGTGCGGCAGCGGATCAGCGGCGTGCCGGTGGTGGACTCGTTCCGCCGGGTGCTCGGGGTGATCTCCGAGGCGGACCTGCTGCACAAGGTGGAGCGGACCGGCCACCCGGACGAGCGGCGGGTCTTCGAGGGACGGCGTCGCCGTACCGCGCGGGAGAAGGCGGGCGCGCTCGTCGCGCGGGACCTGATGACCGCCCCGGCGGTCACCACCCACGAGCGGGCCACGCTCGCGGCGACCGCCCGGATGATGGACCACGAGGCGGTCAAGCGGCTGCCCGTGCTGGACGACCTGGGCCGCCTGGCCGGCATCGTCACCCGCGGTGACCTGCTGCGCGTGCACCTGCGTACCGACGCGGAGATCCGCGAGGAGGTCGTGCGCGAGGTGCTTCGCCGGGTGCTGTCCGTACGCGACGGTCTGGTCACGGTCCAGGTCCGCGGCGGCGAGGTCACCATGGACGGGCGGCTGGACCGGCGCAGCGCCGTCGACCTGGCCGGCCGCCTCGCCGCCCAGGTGGCGGGCGTGGTCGCGGTGCACAACGCCATCGGGTACGACGTGGACGACACCACGCTGATGGAGCTGGACCCGGTGCACGCCACCCCGGTCGCCTGAGCGCCGCCACCCGGGCCTCACCTCTCAGGTGGGGCCCGCGGTGGCGAGCTGGGCGGTGAGCAGCGCCGGCGCCTCGGCCAGCGAGGGGCCGTACCAGGTGAGGTGCCGGCCGGAGACCAGCGCCGCGGGTACGCCGGGGAACGCCTCCGGCCCGTCGTCGGCGGTGAACCGGTACGGCTCGTCGGGCAGCACCACCAGCTCCGGCGCGCGGGCGCGCAGCTCGTCCAGGCCGGGCCGGGGATAGCGTTCCGGGTCGCCGGCCCAGCCGTTGCGTACGCCGAGCCGGGCCAGCACGTCCCCGGCGAACGTGTCCCGGCCCAGCACCACCCACGGGCGCCGCCACACCGGCACCACGGCGGTGCGCACGCGTTCGGGCGCCGGCAGCGCGGCCCAGGCGTGGCGGGCGTCCCGCAGCCACCGCGGCTCGGCCGGCACGCCGAGCGCGACGACCAGCTCGCCGAGCTGGTCGAGGGCCTCCGGGACGGTACGCGGGAAGGTGACCCGGACCGGCACCCCGGCCGCGCGCAGCGCCTCGGCGTCGGCGAGCCGGTTCTCCTCCTCGTTGAGCAGCACCAGATCCGGCTCCAGCGCGAGCACCCGGTCCAGGTCCGGGTACTTCGTCCCACCGACCCGGGCGACGTCCAGCCCGGCCGGATGGGTGCACCAGTCGGTCGCACCGACCAGCACCTCCGGGCGGGTGGCCGCGACCGCCTCGGTCAGCGACGGCACCAGCGACACCACCCGCACCGCGTCTCCTTCCCCCGGGACCGGACCGGCCGTCAGCGGGCCGGGGCGGCCACGGCGCCGGCGTTCTCCGGCGGCAGGCCCGCGACCGGCAGGCCCTTGCGTACCGCCCAGTCGACAGCGGCACGCAGGTCCGCGGTGGGCAGCGGCCGCCGGGTCGTCACCCCGACCGCCGCGTGCACGATGTACGCCATGAACGGGTACGACCGGGCCAGCGCGCCGATCGCGTCGTGCAGCCGGCGTACCACCTCCAGCGCGGCCGGTTCGTCGAGTCCCGGCAGGACGAGCTGGAACTCGTTCTCGGTGACGCGCACCGCGCGGTCGACCGGCCGCAGCGCCGCCGTGATCGCGGTGAGCACGGCGTGCCCCTCCCGGGCGACGCCGCGGCGGCCGAAGCGTTCCGGCGAGCCGGGCGGTGCGTCCACCCGGATTCCGACCAGCGCCACGGGCAGCGTGCCGGAGGCGGTGACGCCGTCCGCGCCGGACCACCGGGCCAGGCCGGGCTCGTCCAGCATCGTCTCGGCCGGCTGCGCCGGCAGGTGGGTCCGGTCGCCGCGGCGGGCCAGCATCCGCAGCGCCGCCTCGGCGCGCGGTTCACCCGGCCCGGCCGGGATGTCCCGCACCCGGGCGATCGCCTCGTCCAGCGCGGTGCGTGCCGCGGCGGGCAGCCGCTCGGCGAGCTGCTCGCGCAGCCGGATCGTCTCGTGCAGCGCCTCGTCGCGCCGGAAACCCCAGCGTCCCTCGAACAGCCGGCCGGCTTCGAGCGTCGGGGCGGGCGCCACCTCGGCCCGGTCGTGTGCGACGAGAGTGGCGCCGAACCGCGGGCTCAGCGCCACCACCGTCCACTCCCGGGCCAGCGCCTCCGTCTCGTCCAGCGTCACCCCGTAGATCCCCTCGGGCAGGTCCGGCGGCGGCCCGCCGACCATCGCCACCACCGTCACGGCGGCGCGGCCGGCGATGCGCCGGTAGACCTCGCGCTCGCGGGCGAAGTACGGCAGGCGCTGGAACAGCGCGAGCACGACGAGTGGGCCGTCCTCGGCCTCGGCGAGCGCGGCGCGTTCGATGGCGTGGGAGACGGCGACGAGACTGCGTTTGGTGAACTGTTCCGGGGTCCGTCCGCTGGGCACGGGCAGAGCCTAGAGGGACAGGCGCGGTTGCGCACCGGCCGGCCGGGGGGTGCGTGCCGCACCGCCTACACTCGGGCGTCGACCGGACGAGGGGGGATCGGGGCGAGATGACGAGCACAGGCAGCGCGACCGCGTCCTGGCTGCGGCCGATCCCGCCCGGCGCCGCGCCGTGTCTGACCCGCGCGGGCCACCTCGGTCACGCCGGCCGGCGGCTCGGCGACCTGGTGCAGGGCCGCCCGCCGGGTGTCACGGGCAGTCAGTGGAGCACCGCCGGACGGGCGTCGCTCGACCTGGTGGTCTGCGCCGCCGACACCGGGCTGCCGCGCTTCGCGGTGCGGTTCACCGCGCCCGCCGGCGACGGATCGCCCGCCCGGCGGGCCGAACGGCTGACCGACGCCGTCTGCGCCGCCGTGGGCCTGCCGCTGCTGCGTGTCGAGTCGCCGACGCTGGGCGGCGCGGAACAGGTCCGCCGGTTCGTCGAGTACGTGCTGGACGCGCGGGCCTACGCCGACGGCACCGACCCGGACGCCGGTGACGCGGTCGGCTTCCGGGACATCATCGGCCGGCTGCCGGACGGCCGTCGCGGGCCGGTGAACGACCTCGGCGCGCTGGCCCGGGTCGAGGCGGTCGAGGCGTACGTGGCGGGCCGGATCGTCGACCCGATCGTGCGCGGGCTGCACGTGCGCTGGACCGGCGGCCCGGCGGAGGGCTGGGCCTGGGCCGAGGTGCGGCCCGGCCGCTGCCTGCTGGAGCGGGTACGGCTGACCTCGCGCGGCTTCTCCTGCGGCGTCGACCCGGGGCGGCTCGCCGAGGATCTGGCCGTGGCGGCGCTGGGGGAGCGGCTGCGTGACCTCGACGCCGCCGCACCGTCCGAGGTGGACCGGGACGAGATTCTCCGGCGGGTACGCGCGCTCGCCGCGCAGCGGGATTCCTTCAACGGCGGGTTCGCCTTCGAGCACCTCTGCGCCGACTGAGCCGTCCTCGTCCGAGGACGGCGACTTTTCGATTTTTTTCCGATCTCCGGTTGAACCTTCGCCGACGGCGCTCCGTACCTCATCGGGAATGGACGCAGATCTTCCCCGCCGCGCCCGGACGGCGCGGAGACGGTGCGGAAAGGGCACCGTCGGCCATTGACGCGCGACTGAGCGTCGCAGTGATCTCACACCCCGAATTCGTCGGTCCGCC from the Micromonospora sp. WMMA1947 genome contains:
- a CDS encoding DoxX family membrane protein, which codes for MTATIERTPAVKRTPAVTTAPAAHTETTRQKATRYVWAGLRLALGWVFLWAFLDKMFGLGHETPAKNAWINGGSPTKGFLGNAVEGPFAGFYQNLAGAAWADWLFMLGLLGIGVALMLGIGIRIAAVAGGLLLVLMWTAVLPPANNPFMDDHLIYAGLLAGLALVGAGNTLGLGRVWAKLPLVQRLPWLK
- a CDS encoding CBS domain-containing protein, giving the protein MRTWQVADVMTRDVATVTAETPYREIVDVLVRQRISGVPVVDSFRRVLGVISEADLLHKVERTGHPDERRVFEGRRRRTAREKAGALVARDLMTAPAVTTHERATLAATARMMDHEAVKRLPVLDDLGRLAGIVTRGDLLRVHLRTDAEIREEVVREVLRRVLSVRDGLVTVQVRGGEVTMDGRLDRRSAVDLAGRLAAQVAGVVAVHNAIGYDVDDTTLMELDPVHATPVA
- a CDS encoding helical backbone metal receptor, with amino-acid sequence MRVVSLVPSLTEAVAATRPEVLVGATDWCTHPAGLDVARVGGTKYPDLDRVLALEPDLVLLNEEENRLADAEALRAAGVPVRVTFPRTVPEALDQLGELVVALGVPAEPRWLRDARHAWAALPAPERVRTAVVPVWRRPWVVLGRDTFAGDVLARLGVRNGWAGDPERYPRPGLDELRARAPELVVLPDEPYRFTADDGPEAFPGVPAALVSGRHLTWYGPSLAEAPALLTAQLATAGPT
- a CDS encoding DICT sensory domain-containing protein, with amino-acid sequence MPSGRTPEQFTKRSLVAVSHAIERAALAEAEDGPLVVLALFQRLPYFAREREVYRRIAGRAAVTVVAMVGGPPPDLPEGIYGVTLDETEALAREWTVVALSPRFGATLVAHDRAEVAPAPTLEAGRLFEGRWGFRRDEALHETIRLREQLAERLPAAARTALDEAIARVRDIPAGPGEPRAEAALRMLARRGDRTHLPAQPAETMLDEPGLARWSGADGVTASGTLPVALVGIRVDAPPGSPERFGRRGVAREGHAVLTAITAALRPVDRAVRVTENEFQLVLPGLDEPAALEVVRRLHDAIGALARSYPFMAYIVHAAVGVTTRRPLPTADLRAAVDWAVRKGLPVAGLPPENAGAVAAPAR
- a CDS encoding DUF2726 domain-containing protein, whose translation is MTSTGSATASWLRPIPPGAAPCLTRAGHLGHAGRRLGDLVQGRPPGVTGSQWSTAGRASLDLVVCAADTGLPRFAVRFTAPAGDGSPARRAERLTDAVCAAVGLPLLRVESPTLGGAEQVRRFVEYVLDARAYADGTDPDAGDAVGFRDIIGRLPDGRRGPVNDLGALARVEAVEAYVAGRIVDPIVRGLHVRWTGGPAEGWAWAEVRPGRCLLERVRLTSRGFSCGVDPGRLAEDLAVAALGERLRDLDAAAPSEVDRDEILRRVRALAAQRDSFNGGFAFEHLCAD